The Pagrus major chromosome 17, Pma_NU_1.0 genome includes a region encoding these proteins:
- the brd9 gene encoding bromodomain-containing protein 9 isoform X2, producing MGKKHKKHKPEWRTVDDYEDKALEKPLKLVLKVGGSEVTELSGSGHDSSYYDDRSDHERERHKEKKKKKKKKSEKDKDKYVDDEERRRRKEEKRKKREREQNESEAAAATAATSAAGPVEPFTLSKSISIGLEPEEKKKKKERERERERDFELEPEVDEFNSAIKMEMDPQGDRPVRACRTQQENESTPRQQLLEHFLRQLQRKDPHGFFSFPVTDAIAPGYSMIIKHPMDFSTMKDKIRNNDYNTVTEFKADFKLMCDNAMVYNRPETVYYKAAKKLLHTGFKMMSKERLLALKRSMSFMQDMDYSQQAAILGDEDLATDIPPPEIIPMPVESAKKSKKQPVKDMKEVISYLYEPEGNACSLTDSTAEEHVLALVEHSADEARDRINRYMPNSKMGYLRKETDSSLLYTVVNQLDPDAEEEETHKVDLSSLSNKLLPGLTTLGFKDDRRHKVTFLSSAYNIQTLQKNSVFPDLLPDEVDTLYSAYGDDTGVQCALSIQEFVKGCGGITKHWVDGLLDKMTAGDHVKAVTQVRQKRNIMPKPDETKSNICDMQMADGTGLGESGSVLDFMSMKNYPDMSLDISMLNSLGKTVKKEPGNEEGQQHFDDADKLLQEFQEAQVDRVGSRPSSNLSSLSNASERDQHQEPITPGRGGPV from the exons ATGGGGAAAAAGCACAAGAAACATAAACCGGAGTGGAGAACAGTCGATG ACTACGAGGACAAGGCTCTTGAGAAGCCCCTGAAGCTTGTGCTCAAAGTCGGTGGAAGTGAGGTGACCGAGCTCTCTGGTTCAGGCCACGACTCCAGCTACTATGATGACAGATCAGACCATGAGCGGGAACGccacaaagagaagaagaagaagaagaagaaaaagtctgaaaaggacaaagacaaataTGTGGATGATGAGGAAAGAAGAAGACGGAAG gaggaaaagaggaagaagagagagcgagagcagaATGAATCGGAGGCAGCAGCTGCTACAGCTGCCACTAGTGCTGCTGGACCTGTTGAACCTTTCACATTGTCAAAAAGCATAAGCATTGGATTAGAG cctgaagagaagaaaaagaagaaagagcgagagcgagagagagagagagattttgaACTAGAGCCAGAAGTGGATGAGTTTAATTCCGCTATTAAGATGGAAATGGACCCACAAGGAGACAGACCAGTCCGAGCATGCAGGACGCAACAAG AGAATGAGTCCACTCCTCGACAACAACTGCTGGAACACTTTTTGAGGCAGTTACAGAG GAAAGACCCCCATGGATTCTTCTCATTCCCAGTAACAGATGCGATTGCTCCTGGCTACTCAATGATCATCAAGCATCCGATGGACTTCAGCACCATGAAAGACAAGATTAGAAACAATGATTACAACACAGTTACAGAATTCAAG GCGGACTTTAAACTGATGTGTGACAATGCCATGGTGTACAACCGACCAGAGACAGTCTATTACAAGGCTGCCAAGAAACTGCTCCATACAGGGTTCAAGATGATGAGCAAG GAGCGGCTGTTGGCTCTGAAGCGCAGCATGTCTTTCATGCAGGACATGGACTACAGCCAACAGGCAGCCATTTTGGGAGATGAGGACCTTGCAACAGATATACCTCCTCCAGAGATAATCCCCATGCCAGTGGAATCGGCTAAGAAGTCCAAGAAACAACCAGTTAAAGACATGAAAGAAGTCATCAG TTACCTGTATGAACCAGAGGGAAACGCTTGCAGCTTGACTGACAGTACAGCAGAGGAACATGTTCTGGCACTCGTAGAACATTCTGCAGATGAAGCTCGGGATCGGATCAACAGATACATGCCCAACTCCAAG ATGGGCTACTTGCGCAAGGAGACAGACAGTTCTCTTTTATATACTGTTGTGAATCAGCTGGATCCTGATGCAGAAG aAGAGGAGACTCATAAAGTGGACCTGAGTTCTCTGTCGAATAAGCTTCTGCCTGGATTAACAACCTTAGGTTTCAAAGATGACAGGCGACACAAAG taacatttcTCAGTAGTGCCTACAACATCCAAACCCTTCAGAAGAACTCAGTCTTCCCAGACCTGCTGCCTGATGAGGTGGACACACTCTATTCAGCCTATGGAGATGACACAGGGGTACAATGTGCTCTCAG CATACAAGAGTTTGTCAAGGGCTGTGGAGGCATCACAAAGCACTGGGTCGATGGGCTTTTGGACAAGATGACCGCTGGCGATCACGTTAAAGCTGTCACTCAAGTCCGTCAG AAAAGAAACATAATGCCGAAACCTGATGAAACCAAATCCAACATCTGTGACATGCAG atGGCAGATGGCACCGGCCTGGGAGAGAGTGGTTCCGTCCTGGACTTCATGTCAATGAAGAACTATCCTGATATGTCTCTAGATATATCCATGTTGAACTCATTAG gtaaaacagtgaaaaaagagCCAGGGAACGAGGAGGGCCAGCAGCACTTTGACGATGCCGACAAACTCCTGCAGGAGTTCCAGGAGGCTCAGGTCGACAGAGTTGGCTCCAGACCCTCGTCCAACCTGTCCTCCCTCTCTAATGCCTCAGAGAGGGACCAGCACCA GGAGCCCATCACACCTGGGCGTGGGGGACCAGTCTGA
- the trip13 gene encoding pachytene checkpoint protein 2 homolog: MEGDRMEVGNQKPNIHVEVHVKSHSTAKQSDVKMHVLALLNRHSLVFGNYRWTEFDEDFLQKHVESVVLVDLNEMPVDLKSCPLSVHIFTLNEDGPSTLSLEEDEELSAANHWLLPAVEFHGIWESLVYDSGVKTQLLDYVTTTIYFSDKNVDSNLISWNRVVLLHGPPGTGKTSLCKALAQKLSIRLSSRYSYGQFVEINSHSLFSKWFSESGKLVTKMFQKIQQLIDDKDALVFVLIDEVESLTAARNASQAGTEPSDAIRVVNSVLTQLDQIKRHSNVVILTTSNVTEKIDLAFVDRADIKQYIGPPSADGIYSIYLSCLEELMKCQIIYPRQQLFTIFELETMGFAESEVSEHSLHLRNIALKSKGLSGRALRKLPFLAHALFVKTPTVTLERFLEAMGQAVDKQKEEKANLVNGV, from the exons ATGGAGGGTGACAGAATGGAGGTGGGAAACCAGAAACCAAACATCCATGTGGAGGTCCATGTTAAATCTCACAG CACAGCTAAACAGTCTGATGTGAAGATGCATGTTCTGGCTCTCCTGAATCGCCACAGCCTGGTTTTTGGAAACTACAGATGGACAGAGTTTGATGAAGACTTCCTACAGAAGCACGTGGAATCTGTGGTTCTGGTCGATCTCAATGAAATG CCCGTTGATCTGAAGAGCTGCCCTCTGTCCGTTCACATCTTCACGTTGAATGAGGACGGGCCCAGCACGCTAAGtttggaggaggatgaggagcttTCAGCAGCCAACCACTGGTTGCTGCCAGCAG TTGAATTCCACGGCATCTGGGAGAGTCTGGTATATGACAGTGGAGTCAAAactcag CTCCTGGATTACGTCACAACAACAATTTACTTCTCCGACAAAAATGTCGACAGCAACCTGATTTCATGGAACCGTGTTGTTCTGCTTCATG GACCTCCAGGCACAGGGAAAACGTCACTTTGCAAAGCTCTTGCCCAGAAGCTGTCAATCAGACTGTCGAGTCG gtATTCCTATGGGCAATTTGTCGAGATAAACAGCCACAGCTTGTTCTCAAAGTGGTTCTCAGAG AGCGGTAAGCTGGTCACAAAGATGTTTCAGAAGATCCAACAACTGATTGATGACAAAGATGCTCTTGTGTTTGTTCTGATTGATGAG GTGGAAAGTCTGACAGCAGCTAGAAATGCCTCCCAGGCGGGAACGGAGCCCTCTGACGCCATCCGAGTGGTCAACTCCGTTCTCACACAGCTGGACCAGATCAAACG ACATTCCAACGTTGTGATCCTGACGACCTCCAATGTGACAGAAAAGATAGACTTGGCGTTTGTGGACAGAGCTGATATCAAGCAATACATCGGACCTCCGTCAGCGGACGGCATCTACAGCATCTACCTCTCCTGCCTGGAGGAGCTGATGAAG TGCCAGATCATCTACCCCCGGCAGCAGCTGTTCACCATATTTGAGCTCGAGACGATGGGCTTTGCAGAGAGTGAGGTGTCCGAACACAGCCTGCACCTTAGGAACATTGCTCT AAAAAGCAAAGGTTTGAGTGGAAGAGCGCTCAGGAAGTTACCGTTTCTAGCCCATGCACTGTTTGTTAAG ACACCGACAGTGACTCTTGAGAGGTTTCTGGAGGCCATGGGGCAAGCAGTGGATAAACAGAAGGAGGAAAAAGCTAACCTGGTTAACGGTGTTTGA
- the brd9 gene encoding bromodomain-containing protein 9 isoform X1 — translation MGKKHKKHKPEWRTVDDYEDKALEKPLKLVLKVGGSEVTELSGSGHDSSYYDDRSDHERERHKEKKKKKKKKSEKDKDKYVDDEERRRRKEEKRKKREREQNESEAAAATAATSAAGPVEPFTLSKSISIGLEPEEKKKKKERERERERDFELEPEVDEFNSAIKMEMDPQGDRPVRACRTQQENESTPRQQLLEHFLRQLQRKDPHGFFSFPVTDAIAPGYSMIIKHPMDFSTMKDKIRNNDYNTVTEFKADFKLMCDNAMVYNRPETVYYKAAKKLLHTGFKMMSKERLLALKRSMSFMQDMDYSQQAAILGDEDLATDIPPPEIIPMPVESAKKSKKQPVKDMKEVISYLYEPEGNACSLTDSTAEEHVLALVEHSADEARDRINRYMPNSKMGYLRKETDSSLLYTVVNQLDPDAEEEETHKVDLSSLSNKLLPGLTTLGFKDDRRHKVTFLSSAYNIQTLQKNSVFPDLLPDEVDTLYSAYGDDTGVQCALSIQEFVKGCGGITKHWVDGLLDKMTAGDHVKAVTQVRQKRNIMPKPDETKSNICDMQMADGTGLGESGSVLDFMSMKNYPDMSLDISMLNSLGKTVKKEPGNEEGQQHFDDADKLLQEFQEAQVDRVGSRPSSNLSSLSNASERDQHQLGSPSHLGVGDQSEMVHDPYEFLQSPEPEGSANS, via the exons ATGGGGAAAAAGCACAAGAAACATAAACCGGAGTGGAGAACAGTCGATG ACTACGAGGACAAGGCTCTTGAGAAGCCCCTGAAGCTTGTGCTCAAAGTCGGTGGAAGTGAGGTGACCGAGCTCTCTGGTTCAGGCCACGACTCCAGCTACTATGATGACAGATCAGACCATGAGCGGGAACGccacaaagagaagaagaagaagaagaagaaaaagtctgaaaaggacaaagacaaataTGTGGATGATGAGGAAAGAAGAAGACGGAAG gaggaaaagaggaagaagagagagcgagagcagaATGAATCGGAGGCAGCAGCTGCTACAGCTGCCACTAGTGCTGCTGGACCTGTTGAACCTTTCACATTGTCAAAAAGCATAAGCATTGGATTAGAG cctgaagagaagaaaaagaagaaagagcgagagcgagagagagagagagattttgaACTAGAGCCAGAAGTGGATGAGTTTAATTCCGCTATTAAGATGGAAATGGACCCACAAGGAGACAGACCAGTCCGAGCATGCAGGACGCAACAAG AGAATGAGTCCACTCCTCGACAACAACTGCTGGAACACTTTTTGAGGCAGTTACAGAG GAAAGACCCCCATGGATTCTTCTCATTCCCAGTAACAGATGCGATTGCTCCTGGCTACTCAATGATCATCAAGCATCCGATGGACTTCAGCACCATGAAAGACAAGATTAGAAACAATGATTACAACACAGTTACAGAATTCAAG GCGGACTTTAAACTGATGTGTGACAATGCCATGGTGTACAACCGACCAGAGACAGTCTATTACAAGGCTGCCAAGAAACTGCTCCATACAGGGTTCAAGATGATGAGCAAG GAGCGGCTGTTGGCTCTGAAGCGCAGCATGTCTTTCATGCAGGACATGGACTACAGCCAACAGGCAGCCATTTTGGGAGATGAGGACCTTGCAACAGATATACCTCCTCCAGAGATAATCCCCATGCCAGTGGAATCGGCTAAGAAGTCCAAGAAACAACCAGTTAAAGACATGAAAGAAGTCATCAG TTACCTGTATGAACCAGAGGGAAACGCTTGCAGCTTGACTGACAGTACAGCAGAGGAACATGTTCTGGCACTCGTAGAACATTCTGCAGATGAAGCTCGGGATCGGATCAACAGATACATGCCCAACTCCAAG ATGGGCTACTTGCGCAAGGAGACAGACAGTTCTCTTTTATATACTGTTGTGAATCAGCTGGATCCTGATGCAGAAG aAGAGGAGACTCATAAAGTGGACCTGAGTTCTCTGTCGAATAAGCTTCTGCCTGGATTAACAACCTTAGGTTTCAAAGATGACAGGCGACACAAAG taacatttcTCAGTAGTGCCTACAACATCCAAACCCTTCAGAAGAACTCAGTCTTCCCAGACCTGCTGCCTGATGAGGTGGACACACTCTATTCAGCCTATGGAGATGACACAGGGGTACAATGTGCTCTCAG CATACAAGAGTTTGTCAAGGGCTGTGGAGGCATCACAAAGCACTGGGTCGATGGGCTTTTGGACAAGATGACCGCTGGCGATCACGTTAAAGCTGTCACTCAAGTCCGTCAG AAAAGAAACATAATGCCGAAACCTGATGAAACCAAATCCAACATCTGTGACATGCAG atGGCAGATGGCACCGGCCTGGGAGAGAGTGGTTCCGTCCTGGACTTCATGTCAATGAAGAACTATCCTGATATGTCTCTAGATATATCCATGTTGAACTCATTAG gtaaaacagtgaaaaaagagCCAGGGAACGAGGAGGGCCAGCAGCACTTTGACGATGCCGACAAACTCCTGCAGGAGTTCCAGGAGGCTCAGGTCGACAGAGTTGGCTCCAGACCCTCGTCCAACCTGTCCTCCCTCTCTAATGCCTCAGAGAGGGACCAGCACCAGTTAG GGAGCCCATCACACCTGGGCGTGGGGGACCAGTCTGAAATGGTTCACGATCCCTACGAGTTCCTGCAGTCTCCTGAGCCAGAGGGCTCAGCAAACAGCTGA